In one window of Nothobranchius furzeri strain GRZ-AD chromosome 11, NfurGRZ-RIMD1, whole genome shotgun sequence DNA:
- the copa gene encoding coatomer subunit alpha, giving the protein MLTKFETKSARVKGLSFHPKRPWVLASLHNGVIQLWDYRMCTLIDKFDEHDGPVRGIDFHKQQPLFVSGGDDYKIKVWNYKLRRCLFTLLGHLDYIRTTFFHHEYPWILSASDDQTIRIWNWQSRTCVCVLTGHNHYVMCAQFHPSEDLVVSASLDQTVRVWDISGLRKKNLSPGAVETEVRGITGVDLFGASDAVVKHVLEGHDRGVNWAAFHPSMPLIVSGADDRQVKIWRMNESKAWELDTCRGHYNNVSCAVFHPRQELILSNSEDKSIRVWDMSKRTGVQTFRRDHDRFWVLGAHPNLNLFAAGHDSGMIVFKLERERPAYAVHGNMLYYVKDRFLRQLDFNSSKDTAVMQLRSGSKFPVFSMSYNPAENAVLLCTRATNLENSTYDLYSIPKESDSQNPDAPEGKRSSGLTAVWVARNRFAVLDRMHSLLIKNLKNEIVKKVQVPSCEEIFYAGTGSLLLRDADGVTLFDVQQKRSLATVKIAKVKYVVWSSDTSHVALLAKHAIMICNRKLDSLCNIHENIRVKSGAWDESGVFIYTTSNHIKYALTSGDHGIIRTLDLPIYVTRVRGNSVYCLDRECRPRVLTIDPTEYRFKLALVNRKYDEVLHMVRNAKLVGQSIIAYLQKKGYPEVALHFVKDEKTRFSLALECGNIEVALEAAKALDERSCWERLGEAALLQGHHQVVEMCYQRTKNFDKLTFLYLITGNLAKLRKMMKIAEIRKDMSGHYQAALYLGDVSERVRILKNCGQKSLAYLTAATHGLDEEAEALKETFDPEKETVPEVDPNAQLLQPPPPINPLDTNWPLLTVSKGFFEGAIAAKGKAVQMAADLDMDTAGAEGWGDDAELTMDEDGFTDAQDGLGDEGIGKEEGGGWDIDEDVELPPELDVPVGTGGGTEDGFFVPPTKGMSPTQMWCNNSQLPVDHILAGSFETALRLLHDQVGVVNFAPYKSLFMQTFSRGRTCFLGLPSLPCLRGYPQRNWKDCGAKQGLPAVGLRLSDLIARLQQCYQLTTSGRFEDAVERFRAILLSVPLLVVDNKQEIAEAQQLITICREYIVGLTMEIERKKLPKETLEQQKRICEMAAYFTHCNLQPVHMVLVLRTALNLFFKLRNFKTAAGFARRLLELGPKPDVAQQTRKILGACEKTLTDTHQLNYDPHNPFDLCAASFVPLYRGRPIEKCPLSGAGYCPTYKGQICRVTQVTEIGKDVIGLRVSPLQFR; this is encoded by the exons ATGTTAACTAAATTTGAAACGAAGTCGGCCCGAGTCAAAG GCCTGAGTTTCCATCCCAAAAGGCCATGGGTTCTTGCAAGTTTGCACAACGGTGTGATCCAGCTGTGGGACTATCGGATGTGCACACTGATCGACAAATTTGATGAACATGACG GCCCCGTCCGAGGAATTGATTTCCATAAACAGCAGCCCCTGTTTGTGTCTGGAGGAGATGACTATAAAATCAAG GTGTGGAACTACAAGCTGAGGCGCTGCCTCTTTACTCTTCTCGGACACCTGGACTACATTAGAACAACATTCTTTCATCAT GAATACCCCTGGATTCTGAGTGCCTCTGATGATCAGACAATCCGCATCTGGAACTGGCAGTCCAGGACGTGTGTATG TGTACTCACAGGACACAATCACTACGTGATGTGTGCCCAGTTCCACCCATCTGAAGACCTGGTGGTGTCTGCCAGTCTGGACCAGACCGTGCGAGTGTGGGATATCTCCG GTCTGAGGAAGAAGAACCTGTCTCCTGGCGCCGTGGAGACGGAAGTGCGCGGCATCACTGGGGTTGACCTATTTGGCGCCTCGGATGCTGTTGTGAAGCATGTCCTTGAG GGTCATGATCGTGGGGTCAACTGGGCTGCCTTCCATCCCAGCATGCCTCTCATCGTGTCGGGAGCTGATGACAGACAGGTGAAGATCTGGAGGATGAACG AGTCCAAAGCATGGGAGCTCGATACTTGCCGTGGTCACTACAACAATGTGTCCTGTGCAGTTTTCCACCCACGTCAGGAGCTCATTCTGTCCAACTCTGAGGACAAGAGCATCCGAGTCTGGGACATGTCCAAAAGGACCGGAGTGCAAACCTTTCGCCGTGATCATGATCGCTTCTGGGTCCTGGGGGCTCACCCAAACCTCAACCTGTTTGCAGCAG GTCATGATAGTGGTATGATTGTATTCAAGCTGGAGCGGGAGCGCCCTGCGTACGCTGTACACGGCAACATGCTGTACTACGTCAAGGATCGCTTCCTCCGTCAGCTGGACTTCAACAGCAGCAAAGACACTGCTGTCATGCAGCTCCGCAG TGGTTCTAAGTTCCCGGTGTTCAGCATGTCTTACAACCCTGCCGAGAACGCTGTCCTGCTCTGTACT AGGGCCACCAACCTGGAGAACAGTACTTACGACTTGTACTCGATTCCCAAAGAAAGTGACTCTCAGAACCCTGATG CACCTGAGGGGAAACGATCTTCTGGTCTGACGGCTGTCTGGGTGGCAAGAAACCGGTTTGCTGTTCTCGATCGCATGCACTCT CTTCTGATCAAAAACCTGAAGAATGAAATAGTGAAGAAAGTCCAGGTGCCGAGCTGCGAGGAGATATTCTACGCAGGAACGGGTTCGCTGCTGCTGCGGGATGCTGATGGCGTCACGCTGTTCGACGTGCAGCAGAAACGTTCGCTGGCCACTGTGAAGATCGCTAAGGTCAAATATGTGGTGTGGAGCTCTGACACCAGCCACGTGGCTCTGCTGGCTAAACACG CTATAATGATTTGCAACCGTAAGCTAGATAGTCTCTGCAACATCCACGAAAACATCCGAGTGAAGAGCGGAGCCTGGGATGAGAGTGGGGTCTTCATTTACACCACCTCCAACCACATCAAATATGCCCTCACTTCTGG TGACCACGGCATCATCAGGACCCTGGATCTGCCCATCTACGTGACCCGTGTGAGAGGAAACAGTGTTTACTGCCTGGACAGAGAATGCAGGCCCCGTGTGCTCACCATCGACCCGACTGAGTACCGCTTCAAACTGGCTCTGGTCAATCGCAAATATGATGAG GTGCTTCACATGGTGCGTAATGCCAAGCTGGTGGGCCAGTCCATCATTGCCTACCTGCAGAAGAAGGGCTACCCTGAGGTTGCGCTGCACTTTGTCAAAGATGAGAAGACACGTTTCAGCTTGGCTCTGGAATGTGGAAACATCGAG GTGGCACTGGAGGCAGCCAAGGCCCTGGATGAGCGCAGCTGCTGGGAGCGTCTGGGTGAGGCAGCACTGCTGCAGGGACACCACCAGGTTGTGGAAATGTGCTACCAGAGAACCAAGAACTTTGACAAGCTCACCTTCCTCTACCTCATCACGGGTAACTTGGCCAAGCTGCGCAAGATGATGAAAATAG CTGAGATCAGAAAGGACATGAGCGGCCACTACCAGGCAGCTCTTTACCTGGGCGATGTCAGCGAGAGGGTCCGCATCCTGAAGAACTGTGGACAGA AGTCTCTGGCTTACCTGACTGCAGCCACACATGGGCTGGATGAGGAGGCAGAGGCTCTAAAGGAGACGTTTGACCCAGAGAAAGAAACG GTGCCAGAGGTAGATCCTAATGCACAGCTGCTGCAGCCTCCTCCACCCATCAACCCTCTGGACACCAACTGGCCTCTGCTCACGGTTTCTAAGGGCTTCTTTGAGGGAGCCATTGCTGCAAAGG GTAAGGCAGTTCAGATGGCTGCAGATCTGGATATGGACACCGCTGGAGCCGAGGGCTGGGGAGACGATGCTGAGCTCACTATGGACgaag ATGGCTTCACTGATGCCCAGGATGGATTAGGAGATGAAGGAATTGGGAAAGAGGAAGGAGGAGGTTGGGATATTGATGAAGATGTTGAACTTCCTCCAGAGTTG GACGTGCCAGTTGGAACAGGTGGAGGAACTGAAGATGGCTTCTTCGTGCCACCTACCAAGGGCATGAGTCCAACCCAGATGTGGTGCAACAACTCCCAGCTGCCAGTGGACCACATCTTGGCTGGCTCCTTTGAAACCGCTTTGAGA CTTCTTCACGATCAGGTTGGAGTTGTAAACTTTGCCCCCTACAAGTCGCTGTTCATGCAGACGTTTTCCAGAGGACGCACCTGCTTCCTGGGGCTGCCTTCACTACCTTGTCTGCGTGGTTATCCCCAAAGGAACTGGAAG gacTGTGGAGCAAAACAAGGCCTGCCTGCTGTGGGGCTGCGCCTCTCTGATCTGATTGCCCGCCTGCAGCAGTGCTACCAGCTGACCACGTCTGGGCGGTTTGAGGACGCTGTTGAGCGCTTCAGAGCCATCTTGCTTTCTGTTCCTCTGCTGGTGGTTGATAACAAGCAGGAAATTGCAGAG GCTCAGCAGCTCATTACAATATGCAGAGAGTACATAGTGGGCCTGACTATGGAGATTGAGAGGAAGAAGCTGCCAAAGGAAACATTGGAGCAGCAGAAGAGGATTTGTGAA ATGGCTGCCTATTTCACCCACTGCAATCTACAGCCCGTCCACATGGTGCTGGTGTTGCGTACAGCCCTCAACCTTTTCTTCAAACTTCGCAACTTCAAAACGGCTGCAGGATTTGCACGGCGCCTTCTGGAGCTTGGGCCGAAGCCAGATGTTGCACAGCAG ACCCGCAAAATCTTGGGGGCTTGTGAGAAGACCCTGACGGACACCCACCAACTGAACTATGACCCCCACAATCCATTTGATCTGTGCGCTGCCTCCTTTGTTCCACTCTACCGTGGACGTCCTATTGAGAAGTGCCCACTGTCTGGAGCTGGCTACTGCCCCACTTACAAAGGCCAGATCTGCAGAGTCACACAG GTGACTGAGATTGGTAAGGATGTGATCGGTCTGCGTGTGAGTCCTCTCCAGTTCCGCTAA